A window of Acidimicrobiia bacterium contains these coding sequences:
- a CDS encoding glycosyltransferase, protein ELRAREAVRPGITGLWQVEARDNPSFLAYRRFDLFYIQNWSVALDLMILASTAEALIARVLRMARHATEDIHLGKGRHQPSLPRLEPVGPPSRRPAPHATSRPRRHDRAGRAGPGLPDDDGTPDDGPISVLHVAQSTRYGLQRYLEDLVAAQTRAGWDVTVATAADEPLADTCAGLGAAFRPWDAQRSPGPSVARELVAFGRLVDEVAPDVVHLHSSKAGLVGRLALRGRRPTIFSPHAWSFLHTGRALHGATLAWERRAASWADMVLCVSAAERARGEEAGVHARFRVVPNAVDLERFRAAEPGERERVRQELDLPAGPLAVCIGRLVPQKGQDALVAAWDEVRRHVPDASLVLVGEGQLGSTLDGSGVTLVGASDAVRSWIVAADVVVQPSRWEGMSLTVLEALGCGRSVVATDVEGMREALGDDFPAGAVVPVGDTEGLVAAVVERLTTPGLRACEERLAGDRAARFSVAAWGLMMRALTRDVAAARLPTP, encoded by the coding sequence ACGAGCTGCGAGCCCGGGAGGCGGTCCGGCCCGGGATCACCGGCCTCTGGCAGGTCGAGGCCCGCGACAACCCGTCGTTCCTCGCCTACCGGCGCTTCGACCTCTTCTACATCCAGAACTGGTCCGTCGCCCTCGACCTCATGATCCTCGCCAGCACCGCCGAGGCCCTGATCGCCCGCGTGCTGCGCATGGCTCGGCACGCCACCGAGGACATCCATCTCGGCAAGGGCCGGCACCAGCCGAGCCTGCCTCGCCTCGAGCCGGTCGGGCCCCCGTCTCGACGACCGGCGCCGCACGCCACGAGCCGGCCGCGGCGTCACGATCGCGCCGGCCGGGCCGGGCCGGGACTGCCCGACGACGACGGGACGCCCGACGACGGCCCGATCTCGGTCCTCCACGTGGCCCAGAGCACGCGCTACGGGCTCCAGCGGTACCTCGAGGACCTCGTCGCGGCGCAGACCCGCGCCGGCTGGGACGTCACCGTCGCCACCGCCGCCGACGAGCCGCTGGCCGACACCTGCGCCGGACTCGGCGCCGCGTTCCGACCGTGGGACGCGCAGCGGTCGCCCGGCCCGAGCGTCGCGCGCGAGCTTGTCGCCTTCGGTCGCCTCGTTGACGAGGTCGCGCCCGACGTTGTGCACCTCCACTCGTCCAAAGCCGGCCTCGTCGGTCGGCTGGCGCTGCGCGGGCGGCGACCCACGATCTTCTCGCCGCACGCCTGGTCGTTCCTGCACACCGGCCGCGCCCTCCACGGGGCGACGCTGGCCTGGGAACGGCGCGCGGCCAGCTGGGCCGACATGGTCCTCTGCGTCAGCGCGGCGGAGCGGGCGCGCGGCGAGGAGGCCGGCGTCCACGCCCGGTTCCGGGTGGTCCCCAACGCCGTCGACCTCGAGCGGTTCCGCGCCGCCGAGCCCGGCGAACGTGAACGCGTGCGCCAGGAGCTCGACCTGCCCGCAGGCCCGCTCGCGGTCTGCATCGGCCGGCTCGTCCCCCAGAAGGGCCAGGACGCGCTGGTGGCGGCGTGGGACGAGGTCCGCCGGCACGTCCCCGACGCCTCGCTCGTGCTCGTCGGCGAGGGCCAGCTGGGCTCCACCCTCGACGGGTCCGGGGTCACGCTGGTCGGCGCGTCCGACGCGGTCCGATCCTGGATCGTCGCCGCCGACGTCGTGGTGCAGCCGTCGCGCTGGGAAGGAATGTCCCTGACCGTCCTCGAGGCGCTCGGGTGCGGCCGCAGCGTCGTCGCCACCGACGTCGAGGGGATGCGCGAGGCCCTCGGCGACGACTTTCCCGCCGGCGCCGTGGTGCCCGTAGGCGACACCGAGGGCCTCGTCGCCGCGGTCGTCGAGCGTCTCACCACGCCCGGGCTGCGGGCGTGTGAGGAGCGACTGGCGGGTGACCGGGCGGCACGGTTCTCCGTCGCCGCCTGGGGCCTCATGATGCGCGCGCTCACGCGCGACGTCGCCGCCGCTCGTCTGCCCACCCCATGA
- a CDS encoding glycosyltransferase family 4 protein: MSRRDPALRVLMVSSLWPPEVLGGAELYASRLAARLRDAGHEVRAVTLGVDGPDVVTRVPPTPYRLDEFAGQPRARRARFHLLDLYRPATRRALLATLEDYRPDVVHSHSVQGLSSAALEVPSAAGVAHVHTLHDYWLLCQRASLVRRDGTACEPRCTVCREFSAVRARIIRRSPPDVVLAVSDAVRREHASIDWVRDRVRVLRNPVDVAPRAPRAPSRPPTFGYLGQLTTAKGVPTLLAAYAGADLPGTRLLVAGDGPLRAQVEAATGPVEYRGWVDDEGKEAFFDAVDCLVVPSEWKDPAPLVVTEARARGVPVIGADIGGIPELVGPGDRTLLFPSGDAGALARCLERFARAPSSFVDASGTGLVSWADHLDGVLDAYHDAMAAHPHRALAGQR; encoded by the coding sequence ATGAGCCGGCGCGACCCCGCGCTGCGCGTCCTCATGGTCTCGAGCCTCTGGCCGCCCGAGGTCTTGGGCGGGGCCGAGCTCTACGCATCACGGCTCGCGGCCCGGTTGCGAGACGCCGGCCACGAGGTGCGAGCGGTGACGCTCGGCGTCGACGGGCCGGACGTCGTGACGCGGGTGCCGCCGACCCCCTACCGGCTCGACGAGTTCGCCGGTCAGCCCCGCGCCCGCCGGGCCCGCTTCCACCTCTTGGATCTCTACCGGCCGGCGACGCGCCGGGCGCTGCTGGCGACGCTCGAGGACTACCGGCCCGACGTCGTGCACAGCCACTCGGTCCAGGGACTCTCGAGCGCCGCCCTCGAGGTCCCGTCCGCCGCCGGCGTCGCGCACGTCCACACCCTCCACGACTACTGGTTGCTCTGTCAGCGGGCGTCGCTGGTCCGGCGCGACGGCACCGCGTGCGAGCCGCGGTGCACGGTGTGCCGCGAGTTCTCGGCCGTGCGAGCTCGGATCATCCGTCGCTCACCACCCGACGTCGTCCTCGCGGTCTCGGACGCGGTCCGTCGAGAGCACGCGAGCATCGACTGGGTGCGCGACCGCGTCCGCGTCCTCCGGAACCCGGTCGACGTCGCGCCCCGCGCCCCGCGGGCCCCGAGCCGGCCCCCGACGTTCGGGTACCTGGGCCAGCTCACGACGGCCAAGGGCGTGCCGACGCTGCTCGCTGCTTACGCCGGCGCGGACCTGCCCGGCACCCGGCTGCTCGTCGCCGGCGACGGCCCGTTGCGGGCCCAGGTCGAGGCGGCGACCGGCCCGGTGGAGTACCGGGGGTGGGTGGACGACGAGGGGAAGGAGGCCTTCTTCGACGCCGTCGACTGCCTCGTGGTGCCGTCCGAGTGGAAGGACCCGGCGCCCCTCGTCGTGACCGAGGCTCGGGCGCGGGGCGTCCCTGTCATCGGCGCCGACATCGGCGGCATCCCCGAGCTCGTCGGCCCCGGCGACCGGACCCTGCTGTTCCCCTCCGGCGACGCGGGCGCGTTGGCCCGGTGCCTCGAGCGGTTCGCACGCGCACCCTCGTCCTTCGTCGACGCCAGCGGCACCGGGCTCGTGAGCTGGGCCGACCACCTCGACGGGGTCCTCGACGCGTACCACGACGCGATGGCCGCCCATCCGCACCGCGCGCTGGCGGGTCAACGGTGA
- a CDS encoding glycosyltransferase family 1 protein: protein MTEPTLRVAVLADTVTGGGGMARYTREIVRALARRHDVELVVVAPSDAGLVLDGLGLGDRVVATVPIRGGTRVGRGLWERYSLGHRLERDDVDVVHGTKHLLPRTRLPTVLTVHDLFPLTWPQQFGPVKRALLPRQYLASLREADALVTVSEAVRDRLAALEPELAAKAVAAPNGLTRHLFHVDAVPVPGLVDRPFALIVGDLSPRKNAQFLFDLWPEIHRATGLVLAAVGPDGWRSRTSRRRLAALVAEGLAARPGLVSDGELRWCYEHARVVLLPTVEEGFGLPVLEAAAFNVPVVANPDPALVEAGRGWPTFVELADRAGWVRAVAAAAAMRPEPNDLARSAPTWDDHASALVDAYQRVSTDRSSVAA from the coding sequence GTGACCGAGCCGACGCTGCGCGTCGCGGTCCTCGCCGACACCGTGACCGGGGGCGGCGGCATGGCCCGCTACACCCGCGAGATCGTCCGCGCCCTGGCCCGGCGGCACGACGTGGAGCTGGTCGTCGTCGCTCCGAGCGACGCCGGCCTGGTCCTCGACGGTCTGGGGCTCGGCGACCGGGTGGTCGCCACGGTCCCGATCCGCGGCGGCACCCGCGTCGGCCGGGGACTGTGGGAGCGCTACTCGCTCGGACACCGGCTCGAGCGCGACGACGTCGACGTCGTGCACGGGACGAAGCACCTGCTGCCGAGGACCCGGCTCCCGACCGTCCTCACGGTCCACGACCTGTTCCCGCTCACCTGGCCCCAGCAGTTCGGCCCGGTGAAGCGGGCCCTGCTCCCGCGCCAGTACCTCGCCTCGCTGCGCGAGGCCGACGCGCTCGTGACCGTGAGCGAGGCGGTACGCGACCGGCTGGCCGCGCTCGAGCCCGAGCTGGCCGCGAAGGCGGTCGCGGCGCCGAACGGCCTGACCCGTCACCTCTTCCATGTCGACGCGGTGCCCGTGCCCGGACTCGTCGATCGGCCGTTCGCGCTCATCGTCGGCGATCTCTCGCCCCGCAAGAACGCCCAGTTCCTCTTCGACCTCTGGCCCGAGATCCACCGCGCCACCGGGCTCGTGCTGGCGGCGGTCGGACCCGACGGCTGGCGGAGCCGGACCAGCCGACGGCGCCTGGCTGCCCTCGTGGCGGAAGGGCTGGCGGCTCGGCCCGGACTGGTCAGCGACGGCGAGCTGCGCTGGTGCTACGAGCACGCGCGCGTGGTGCTGCTCCCGACCGTCGAAGAGGGCTTCGGCCTCCCGGTGCTCGAGGCCGCGGCCTTCAACGTGCCGGTGGTCGCGAACCCCGACCCGGCGCTCGTCGAGGCCGGGCGAGGCTGGCCGACCTTCGTCGAGCTCGCCGATCGGGCCGGCTGGGTCCGCGCCGTCGCGGCGGCCGCGGCCATGCGTCCGGAGCCGAACGACCTGGCGCGGTCCGCACCCACCTGGGACGACCACGCGAGCGCGCTCGTGGACGCGTACCAACGGGTGAGCACCGACCGGTCGTCCGTCGCCGCGTAG
- a CDS encoding O-antigen ligase family protein, producing MAAVLAIRNAPGRLALFAAALAAACAAAVAGQGLWLLAVLAIVPVALAIYFRPQRGILLVAALAPFNGLLLIVQVPGFARGWKEALVGASLAATFVCPRSARGARGRSLPRWLPALAGLVVVALLSAVSIGGDQALLGLKVNLYYVLVAVAVWRAPLDQRERDRLVTILMATGFVCSVIGLAQQALGDVRLNDLGYQYNSTIRFSGDFLRSFSTFDQPFPFALFVMVTLLVGIPVALEDPTRVRNRVFLLATPIYLLGILSALVRAAWLGLAVGLLYLAFRRYRALLWFIPLAVVAFLLVAGPVSSTLLSSTSLQARTQGWQGAIQQVEAHPLGVGIGSAGAVAERLAGAASKSAYQPDNYYFKTVYELGVLGLWMLVLLLIGIFRAVHVGAARARAPDRALLDGIAAVVLASMVASLVDSYFEIFPLDLTFWLLIGLAAAMVARTRGSGTELVAAASPTSAPAPVDAGAPLSPT from the coding sequence GTGGCCGCGGTGTTAGCGATCCGCAACGCCCCGGGACGTCTCGCCCTGTTCGCGGCCGCGCTGGCGGCCGCGTGCGCCGCGGCCGTGGCCGGCCAAGGCCTGTGGCTGCTCGCGGTGCTCGCGATCGTGCCGGTCGCGTTGGCGATCTACTTCCGACCGCAACGCGGCATCCTCCTCGTCGCCGCGCTCGCGCCCTTCAACGGCTTGCTGCTGATCGTCCAGGTGCCCGGGTTCGCGAGGGGATGGAAGGAGGCGCTCGTCGGCGCCTCGCTGGCGGCCACGTTCGTGTGCCCGCGGTCGGCCCGCGGGGCGCGAGGTCGGAGCCTGCCCCGATGGCTGCCGGCGCTCGCCGGCCTCGTGGTCGTCGCCCTGCTGTCAGCGGTGTCCATCGGAGGGGACCAGGCGCTGCTCGGGCTGAAGGTCAACCTCTACTACGTGCTCGTCGCGGTCGCGGTGTGGCGCGCCCCGCTCGACCAGCGAGAGCGCGACCGGCTCGTCACGATCCTGATGGCGACCGGCTTCGTGTGCTCGGTGATCGGCCTGGCCCAGCAGGCCCTCGGCGACGTCCGCCTCAACGACCTCGGCTACCAGTACAACAGCACGATCCGGTTCTCCGGTGACTTCCTGCGCTCCTTCTCGACGTTCGACCAGCCGTTCCCCTTCGCCCTCTTCGTGATGGTCACGCTCCTCGTGGGCATCCCCGTCGCGCTCGAAGACCCGACCCGCGTCCGCAACCGTGTCTTCCTGCTCGCCACGCCGATCTACCTGCTCGGGATCCTCTCCGCCCTCGTGCGTGCCGCCTGGCTCGGGCTGGCGGTGGGCCTGCTGTACCTGGCCTTTCGGCGCTACCGGGCGCTGCTGTGGTTCATCCCCCTCGCCGTGGTCGCCTTCCTGCTCGTGGCCGGGCCCGTCTCCTCCACGCTGCTGTCCTCGACGAGCCTCCAAGCTCGGACCCAGGGCTGGCAGGGCGCGATCCAGCAGGTCGAGGCCCACCCGCTCGGCGTGGGGATCGGCTCGGCCGGCGCGGTCGCCGAGCGGCTGGCCGGGGCCGCCAGCAAGTCCGCCTACCAGCCGGACAACTACTACTTCAAGACCGTCTACGAGCTGGGCGTGCTCGGGCTCTGGATGCTCGTCCTGCTCCTGATCGGGATCTTCCGGGCCGTGCACGTCGGCGCCGCCCGGGCCCGGGCGCCCGACCGGGCGCTGCTGGACGGGATCGCCGCGGTGGTGCTGGCGTCGATGGTGGCGAGCCTCGTCGACTCCTACTTCGAGATCTTCCCGCTCGACCTGACGTTCTGGCTGCTGATCGGTCTCGCCGCCGCGATGGTGGCCCGCACCCGCGGGTCCGGCACCGAGCTCGTCGCGGCCGCGTCGCCGACCTCGGCACCGGCCCCCGTCGACGCGGGGGCGCCGCTGTCCCCGACGTGA
- a CDS encoding aminotransferase class V-fold PLP-dependent enzyme → MLAARRHVLFNPGPVNLDDSIKDNLFNVELCHREPRFDQLAASIRARLLAAVGFPAADFALSLMHGSGTLAVDAALVSLVRGRVLVVNNGLYCDRILETLSRVGAAEPVDHPVGLGAPVDLDRLDAALDETEPAWVAVVHHETTTGLLNPLTDIAARCRRAGARLFVDAVSSLGAHAIDPRADVVCFNSSKCLESLPGIAGVLWRSGLELHRTVPVLDVGSYAHGMASTPNVQAYVALDVALDLLGSEDRPARYERLARHVWRRGSERFEPLLDERHRSHVLTSFRLGGRTIDELFTRAYEHDMVIYPGQAQLRDEIFRVANMGALMSEATIDELFEVLAP, encoded by the coding sequence ATGCTCGCGGCGCGCCGCCACGTCCTCTTCAACCCCGGCCCGGTCAACCTCGACGACTCGATCAAGGACAACCTGTTCAACGTCGAGCTGTGCCATCGGGAGCCGCGATTCGACCAGCTCGCGGCCAGCATCCGCGCTCGCCTGCTCGCCGCGGTCGGCTTCCCGGCCGCCGACTTCGCGCTCAGCCTCATGCACGGCTCGGGGACGCTCGCGGTCGACGCCGCGCTGGTGTCGCTGGTCCGGGGGCGGGTGCTCGTCGTGAACAACGGGCTCTACTGCGATCGCATCCTCGAGACCCTGTCCCGCGTCGGCGCGGCGGAGCCCGTGGACCACCCCGTCGGCCTCGGGGCTCCCGTCGACCTCGACCGTCTCGACGCCGCGCTCGACGAGACCGAGCCCGCATGGGTGGCGGTGGTCCACCACGAGACCACGACCGGGCTGCTGAACCCGCTCACGGACATCGCCGCCCGGTGCCGGCGTGCCGGCGCCCGGCTCTTCGTCGACGCCGTCAGCTCGCTCGGCGCCCACGCCATCGACCCGCGCGCGGACGTCGTGTGCTTCAACAGCAGCAAGTGCCTCGAGTCGCTCCCCGGCATCGCTGGGGTCCTCTGGCGGTCCGGGCTCGAGCTCCATCGGACCGTCCCGGTCCTGGACGTCGGGTCCTACGCGCACGGGATGGCGAGCACCCCCAACGTGCAGGCGTACGTGGCCCTCGACGTCGCCCTCGACCTCCTCGGTTCCGAGGACCGCCCGGCCCGGTACGAGCGGCTCGCCCGGCACGTCTGGCGACGGGGGAGCGAGCGGTTCGAGCCGCTCCTCGACGAGCGGCACCGGTCGCACGTGCTCACGTCGTTCCGACTCGGTGGCCGCACGATCGATGAGCTCTTCACCCGGGCCTACGAGCACGACATGGTGATCTACCCCGGCCAGGCCCAGCTGCGCGACGAGATCTTCCGCGTCGCCAACATGGGTGCCCTGATGAGCGAGGCGACGATCGACGAGCTGTTCGAGGTGCTCGCGCCGTAG
- a CDS encoding glycosyltransferase family 4 protein, protein MVAADGVLRVLFVNENIGGHATVHLNLERSLRRHPEVEPSFLHVPPPGLARRFLGASVPGLARRDLDLQPLRAQLALSATVRRRLASRAGAFDVVHVYTQNAALLSADQLRGTATVVSLDSTNALNAYRLAHRSPTRWTPRVLPLTQWFERRVYEAATLIVANSAWVGRSLRGTYAVPDDKLRLLPFGVPVPDPLPPAPPPEALPAITFVGHQLERKGGWRLVELHQRHLSARCLLNLVTTDPVPRLPGVRVFRDFTPGDARLTTLLRGTRAFVFPSPIDQAPNAVLEAMAAATPVVALRVGAVPEMVEDGVTGLLVDDDDDEALLAAIGRLLDDGPAAAAMGARGRERAQARYDIDRTTAALVQVLGEAASSRGGRSRP, encoded by the coding sequence ATGGTGGCGGCCGACGGCGTGTTGCGGGTGCTGTTCGTGAACGAGAACATCGGCGGGCACGCGACGGTCCATCTGAACCTCGAGCGGTCGCTTCGTCGCCATCCCGAGGTCGAGCCCTCGTTCCTGCACGTGCCGCCGCCGGGTCTGGCGCGTCGATTCCTCGGGGCCAGCGTGCCCGGCTTGGCGCGGCGCGACCTCGACCTGCAGCCGCTGCGGGCCCAGCTGGCGCTGAGCGCCACGGTCCGTCGGCGCCTGGCGAGCCGGGCCGGCGCCTTCGACGTCGTGCACGTCTACACCCAGAACGCCGCGCTGCTCAGCGCCGACCAGCTGCGAGGCACGGCGACCGTCGTGTCGCTCGATTCGACGAACGCCTTGAACGCGTACCGGCTGGCCCATCGGAGCCCGACCCGGTGGACGCCACGGGTGCTGCCGCTGACCCAGTGGTTCGAGCGCCGCGTGTACGAGGCCGCGACGCTCATCGTCGCCAACAGCGCGTGGGTGGGCCGGTCGCTGCGCGGCACGTACGCCGTGCCCGACGACAAGCTCCGCCTGCTCCCCTTCGGCGTCCCGGTGCCGGACCCGCTCCCACCGGCGCCGCCGCCCGAGGCGCTGCCCGCGATCACGTTCGTCGGCCACCAGCTCGAGCGGAAGGGCGGCTGGCGCCTCGTCGAGCTGCACCAGCGCCACCTCTCAGCGCGGTGTCTCCTGAACCTGGTCACCACCGACCCGGTGCCCCGACTGCCGGGCGTCCGGGTGTTCCGAGACTTCACGCCGGGGGACGCCCGGCTGACGACGTTGCTGCGAGGCACCCGCGCCTTCGTGTTCCCGAGCCCCATCGACCAGGCCCCGAACGCGGTGCTCGAGGCGATGGCGGCGGCGACGCCGGTCGTGGCGCTGCGCGTCGGGGCGGTGCCGGAGATGGTCGAGGACGGGGTGACCGGGCTGCTCGTCGACGACGACGACGACGAGGCCCTCCTCGCCGCGATCGGGCGCCTCCTCGACGACGGGCCCGCCGCGGCGGCGATGGGCGCACGCGGGCGGGAGCGGGCCCAGGCTCGGTACGACATCGACCGGACCACCGCGGCGCTGGTCCAGGTCCTCGGTGAGGCCGCCAGCAGTCGGGGCGGCCGCTCGCGGCCGTGA
- a CDS encoding polysaccharide deacetylase family protein, with product MTASLTQTDRGQVEPRPVHGHGLMANTGALFLSRIIIAALGWAGTIIIIRSLSHTAWGEYAFVFSFLSMLAIVSNIVNSRVALHGILGEDSERFAGTYVLLRGALGLLAYVLALGFAVVAGYSSTVVAATAVGGITVLVATPSVGLDAIFTVYMRMDRVAVAAVLGQVVQFLLTGALALLGGTVVLFTIPAVVFEVVAILWKLRGLRGLQRVRYVPDVRRWGKLLKASIPIAIGAGAATFYYSLDSVMLSKLDTFRAVGTYGIAYKFAGIVGFLPWVLCGVLLGLLVRAWPNHPDEFFHALRRATAALFVISLLIVIEFVLFAGPAIRLLYGANYAAAAGATRLVIGGECLGFFTTLGVTVFAAVERNRFYPVAAVAGLLVNFALNLVVIPRYSYHGAAWVTLGTELLVATIIWVPLLRLLGRSPLAGSVLRKAAAIVAVTLAVGYEANRVVWWPATAVLIAVVFVVGLHLARVPGEGGLIALFRDDEPGPVGPAGDPEVGAPAPSDRAGDRRPEAASTGAARPRSRGLATVRRDVGRGTGALAAARLLVGGCVRARGAVVLGYHDVHDDPEHVTDLLAAPARFRADLLHAEAWGLRIVGLGELCDRAEAGAPLDGLAAVSFDDGLRGVTDHAVPILLELDLAATVFAVSGASGTAPGWWQGAGPVMTDRELVELAASGVTIGSHSVTHVDLPSLDDATLAHELADSRARLEDLVQAPVDLLAYPYGHHDARVRRAARDAGYRAAFTFLNGRWTGDVDRFQIPRLTMSGQSTRRLAYQLARPASSWPDHQLDAVTRDAPAPVTTSGPSSEPAAVHGPPPAEP from the coding sequence ATGACGGCGTCGCTGACCCAGACCGACCGGGGGCAGGTCGAGCCGCGGCCCGTCCACGGTCACGGCCTCATGGCGAACACCGGCGCGCTGTTCCTGAGCCGCATCATCATCGCCGCGCTCGGGTGGGCCGGGACGATCATCATCATCCGGAGCCTCTCCCACACCGCGTGGGGTGAGTACGCCTTCGTCTTCAGCTTCCTGTCGATGCTCGCCATCGTGTCGAACATCGTCAACAGCCGCGTGGCCCTGCACGGCATCCTCGGCGAGGACAGCGAGCGATTTGCCGGCACGTACGTGTTGCTGCGCGGCGCGCTGGGTCTGCTCGCGTACGTCCTGGCGTTGGGGTTCGCGGTCGTGGCCGGCTACTCCTCGACGGTCGTCGCGGCGACGGCGGTCGGAGGCATCACCGTGCTCGTGGCGACGCCTTCGGTCGGGCTCGACGCCATCTTCACGGTGTACATGCGCATGGACCGCGTGGCCGTGGCGGCAGTCCTCGGCCAGGTCGTCCAGTTCCTCCTCACGGGCGCGCTGGCGCTCCTCGGCGGCACGGTCGTGCTGTTCACGATCCCGGCCGTCGTCTTCGAGGTGGTCGCGATCCTCTGGAAGCTGCGCGGTCTCCGTGGGCTCCAGCGGGTGCGGTACGTGCCGGACGTGCGGCGATGGGGCAAGCTGCTCAAGGCCTCGATCCCGATCGCGATCGGCGCCGGCGCCGCGACCTTCTACTACAGCCTCGACTCGGTCATGCTGTCGAAGCTCGACACCTTCCGCGCCGTCGGCACGTACGGCATCGCCTACAAGTTCGCCGGCATCGTCGGGTTCCTCCCCTGGGTCCTCTGCGGGGTCCTCCTCGGCCTCCTGGTGCGCGCCTGGCCGAACCATCCGGACGAGTTCTTCCACGCGCTGCGCCGCGCCACCGCGGCGCTGTTCGTCATCTCCCTGCTGATCGTGATCGAGTTCGTGCTGTTCGCTGGACCCGCGATCCGCCTGCTCTACGGCGCCAACTACGCCGCCGCGGCTGGGGCCACGCGACTCGTGATCGGCGGCGAGTGCCTCGGCTTCTTCACGACCCTCGGCGTCACCGTCTTCGCCGCGGTCGAGCGGAACCGCTTCTACCCCGTCGCGGCCGTCGCCGGGCTGCTGGTGAACTTCGCGCTGAACCTCGTCGTGATCCCTCGGTACTCGTACCACGGCGCGGCGTGGGTCACGCTCGGCACCGAGCTGCTCGTCGCCACCATCATCTGGGTGCCGCTGCTGCGGCTCCTCGGTCGCAGCCCGCTCGCGGGCTCGGTGCTCCGAAAGGCCGCCGCGATCGTCGCGGTCACGCTGGCGGTCGGCTACGAAGCGAACCGCGTCGTCTGGTGGCCGGCCACCGCGGTCCTCATCGCGGTGGTCTTCGTCGTCGGCCTCCACCTGGCGCGGGTCCCGGGCGAGGGTGGGCTCATCGCCCTGTTCCGGGACGACGAACCGGGGCCCGTGGGTCCCGCCGGCGATCCGGAGGTCGGCGCCCCGGCCCCGTCCGACCGGGCCGGCGACCGGCGGCCGGAGGCAGCGAGCACCGGGGCGGCGCGCCCGCGCTCCCGGGGCCTCGCCACGGTCCGCCGGGACGTCGGGCGCGGGACCGGCGCGCTCGCGGCCGCCCGCCTGCTCGTCGGGGGCTGCGTCCGGGCTCGGGGCGCGGTGGTGCTCGGCTACCACGACGTGCACGACGACCCCGAGCACGTCACCGACCTCCTCGCCGCCCCGGCCCGCTTTCGCGCTGACCTGCTTCACGCCGAGGCCTGGGGCCTTCGGATCGTCGGCCTCGGCGAGCTGTGCGATCGGGCCGAGGCCGGCGCGCCGCTCGACGGCCTCGCGGCGGTGTCGTTCGACGACGGCCTGCGGGGCGTCACCGACCACGCGGTGCCGATCCTGCTCGAGCTCGACCTCGCGGCCACGGTCTTCGCCGTGTCCGGGGCCTCCGGCACCGCGCCGGGGTGGTGGCAGGGGGCCGGGCCGGTCATGACCGACCGGGAGCTCGTCGAGCTGGCGGCCAGCGGCGTCACGATCGGCTCGCACAGCGTGACGCACGTCGACCTGCCGAGCCTCGACGACGCCACGCTGGCGCACGAGCTCGCCGACTCTCGGGCCCGGCTCGAGGACCTCGTCCAAGCGCCCGTCGACCTGCTCGCCTACCCGTACGGCCATCACGACGCCCGGGTGCGCCGCGCCGCCCGCGACGCCGGCTACCGCGCCGCGTTCACGTTCCTGAACGGACGGTGGACCGGCGACGTCGACCGGTTCCAGATCCCGCGGCTGACCATGAGCGGCCAGTCGACGCGCCGCCTCGCGTACCAGCTGGCCCGACCGGCCTCGTCGTGGCCCGACCACCAGCTCGACGCCGTGACCCGCGACGCGCCCGCGCCCGTGACCACCTCCGGACCGTCGAGCGAGCCCGCCGCAGTCCACGGTCCGCCACCAGCCGAGCCCTAG
- a CDS encoding cellulase family glycosylhydrolase has translation MAGALLLGACGPFGPAPGPPPAPAPPPPTSASGGVIAGSRVGLAEAYNPLWESDAQLAADFDAIRATGATWVRFDFDWSAVQGNGPNAWNWAVLDRGVAAARARGLKVLATLAYTPAWARPGGTTDKNPPTNPDDFAAYARAAAQRYGAQGVQAYEIWNEPNNPAFWQPSPDPAAYTVLLRRADAAIKAVDPGATVMTGGTSPMDGADAPAAWLQAIYADGGGGAFDAVAHHPYTGMPYGPSTVASWNAFQQTVDVHNVMVNNGDAGKLVWGTEAGAWTGTSANAVSEATQAQFVTEYLQGWSNWASFTGPFFYYGLRDQGTDLTNREDNFGLLHNDGSPKPAMATFTSDIHP, from the coding sequence GTGGCCGGCGCCCTCCTGCTCGGCGCCTGCGGGCCGTTCGGGCCCGCCCCGGGCCCGCCGCCCGCCCCCGCTCCCCCGCCGCCGACGAGCGCGTCGGGCGGCGTGATCGCCGGGAGTCGGGTCGGGCTGGCCGAGGCCTACAACCCGCTCTGGGAGAGCGACGCCCAGCTGGCGGCCGACTTCGACGCCATCCGCGCCACCGGGGCGACCTGGGTTCGGTTCGACTTCGACTGGAGCGCCGTGCAGGGCAACGGCCCCAACGCCTGGAACTGGGCCGTGCTGGACCGCGGCGTGGCGGCGGCCCGGGCCCGGGGCCTGAAGGTGCTGGCCACGCTGGCCTACACGCCGGCGTGGGCCCGCCCGGGCGGCACGACCGACAAGAACCCGCCGACCAACCCCGATGACTTCGCCGCGTACGCCCGGGCCGCCGCCCAGCGCTACGGGGCGCAGGGCGTCCAGGCCTACGAGATCTGGAACGAGCCGAACAACCCGGCGTTCTGGCAGCCGAGCCCGGACCCCGCCGCCTACACCGTGCTCCTGCGCCGCGCCGACGCGGCGATCAAGGCCGTGGATCCCGGCGCCACCGTGATGACCGGCGGGACGAGCCCGATGGACGGCGCCGACGCGCCGGCGGCCTGGCTGCAGGCGATCTACGCCGACGGCGGCGGCGGCGCCTTCGACGCCGTCGCGCACCACCCCTACACCGGCATGCCGTACGGGCCGTCCACCGTCGCGTCCTGGAACGCCTTCCAGCAGACCGTCGATGTCCACAACGTCATGGTCAACAACGGTGACGCCGGCAAGCTCGTGTGGGGGACCGAGGCCGGCGCCTGGACCGGCACCTCCGCCAACGCGGTCAGCGAGGCGACGCAGGCGCAGTTCGTGACCGAGTACCTCCAGGGGTGGAGCAACTGGGCCTCGTTCACCGGGCCGTTCTTCTACTACGGGCTCCGCGACCAGGGCACCGACCTCACCAACCGCGAGGACAACTTCGGGCTCCTCCACAACGACGGCAGCCCGAAGCCGGCGATGGCGACCTTCACCAGCGACATCCACCCGTAG